A DNA window from Polyodon spathula isolate WHYD16114869_AA chromosome 18, ASM1765450v1, whole genome shotgun sequence contains the following coding sequences:
- the LOC121330755 gene encoding serine/arginine-rich splicing factor 11-like isoform X2: MSSTTNVIQVTNVSPSTTSEQMITLFGFLGQIEELKLFPPDESPLPVTSRVCFVKFLESDSVGVSQHLTNTVFVDRALIVVPFAEGVIPDEAKALSLLAPANAVAGLLPGGGLLPTPNPMASIGGVPLSALGGPTLDQGLAAYGLQGASLNSQSLAADQLLKLMSSVDPKLNHVTAGLVNPAMKSDASSKEIEEAMKRVREAQSLISAAIEPGNKKEDKRKHSRSRSRSRRRRSRSRSRHRRSKSRSRRRSQSKSRSRRRSKSPRRRRSHSRERSRRSRSKSRDRKKEEKEKKRSKTPPKSYSTTRRSRSPSRDRRRRRSRSVSRSPKKSPKRKISKSPSPRRHKKEKKKDKERERDRGREREKDRDRSRDERERSTSKKKKSKDKEKERERKSDGEKGDVKAQMAKGEQNEVTRDYDEEEQGYDSEKDKKEDKGSDSASPKVKESSVDKGVGDTVRESKVNGDDHHEEDMDMSD; encoded by the exons ATGAGTTCCACCACGAACGTGATCCAAGTGACTAATGTGTCTCCCAGCACAACCTCCGAGCAGATGATAACACTGTTCGGGTTCCTGGGACAAATCGAAGAGCTCAAATTGTTTCCGCCGGA tgaGTCTCCCTTGCCAGTGACTTCACGTGTCTGTTTTGTAAAGTTCCTTGAATCTGACTCTGTGGGAGTGTCTCAACATTTGACTAACACAGTCTTCGTGGACAGAGCCTTGATAGTGGTGCCATTTGCAGAAG gaGTAATTCCTGATGAGGCTAAAGCTTTGTCTTTGTTGGCGCCAGCAAATGCTGTTGCAGGGCTGCTTCCAGGGGGAGGACTTCTGCCTACACCAAATCCAATGGCATCG attGGAGGCGTTCCTTTGTCCGCTCTGGGGGGTCCCACACTTGACCAAGGCCTTGCTGCGTATGGGTTGCAAGGAGCAAGCTTAAATTCTCAG tcTCTGGCAGCAGATCAGCTTTTGAAGCTCATGAGCAGCGTGGACCCAAA GTTGAATCATGTGACAGCAGGATTAGTGAACCCAGCAATGAAATCTGATGCGTCAAGTAAAGAAATAGAGGAAGCTATGAAGAGAGTCAGAGAAGCGCAGTCATTGATTTCAGCTGCTATTGAGCCAGGAA ATAAGAAAGAAGACAAACGAAAACATTCAAGATCCCGATCCCGATCTAGAAGGCGAAGATCCCGTTCCCGCTCCAGACATAG ACGTTCAAAGAGCAGATCCAGGCGAAGGTCACAATCCAAATCAAGAAGCAGAAGGCGATCTAAAAGTCCTAGGCGGCGGAGATCACATTCTAGAGAGAGGAGCAGGCGTTCAAGAAGCAAATCCCG ggatagaaagaaagaagaaaaagaaaagaaacgctCTAAAACTCCACCGAAGAGCTACAGTACTACTAGAAGATCTCGAAGTCCTAGCAG GGACAGAAGACGTAGAAGAAGTCGCAGTGTAAGTCGATCTCCTAAAAAGTCACCCAAAAGAAAGATCTCCAAATCACCCTCCCCTAGAAG GcacaagaaagaaaagaagaaggataaggagagagagcgagacagaggtagagaaagagagaaagaccGAGACAGAAGCAGAGATGAAAGGGAAAGATCAACCAGCAAGAAGAAGAAAAGCAAGGACAAGGAAAAAGAGCGGGAAAGAAAATCGGATGGTGAGAAGGGAGATGTAAAG GCACAGATGGCTAAGGGAGAACAGAATGAG GTGACAAGAGATTATGATGAAGAGGAGCAGGGGTATGACagtgaaaaagacaaaaaagaggACAAAGGTTCAGACTCTGCTTCTCCTAAGGTGAAGGAATCTTCGGTTGATAAAGGAGTGGGAGACACAGTAAGAGAATCCAAAGTGAATGGTGATGATCATCATGAAGAAGACATGGACATGAGTGATTGA
- the LOC121330755 gene encoding serine/arginine-rich splicing factor 11-like isoform X3 encodes MSSTTNVIQVTNVSPSTTSEQMITLFGFLGQIEELKLFPPDESPLPVTSRVCFVKFLESDSVGVSQHLTNTVFVDRALIVVPFAEGVIPDEAKALSLLAPANAVAGLLPGGGLLPTPNPMASIGGVPLSALGGPTLDQGLAAYGLQGASLNSQSLAADQLLKLMSSVDPKLNHVTAGLVNPAMKSDASSKEIEEAMKRVREAQSLISAAIEPGNKKEDKRKHSRSRSRSRRRRSRSRSRHRRSKSRSRRRSQSKSRSRRRSKSPRRRRSHSRERSRRSRSKSRDRKKEEKEKKRSKTPPKSYSTTRRSRSPSRDRRRRRSRSVSRSPKKSPKRKISKSPSPRRHKKEKKKDKERERDRGREREKDRDRSRDERERSTSKKKKSKDKEKERERKSDGEKGDVKVTRDYDEEEQGYDSEKDKKEDKGSDSASPKVKESSVDKGVGDTVRESKVNGDDHHEEDMDMSD; translated from the exons ATGAGTTCCACCACGAACGTGATCCAAGTGACTAATGTGTCTCCCAGCACAACCTCCGAGCAGATGATAACACTGTTCGGGTTCCTGGGACAAATCGAAGAGCTCAAATTGTTTCCGCCGGA tgaGTCTCCCTTGCCAGTGACTTCACGTGTCTGTTTTGTAAAGTTCCTTGAATCTGACTCTGTGGGAGTGTCTCAACATTTGACTAACACAGTCTTCGTGGACAGAGCCTTGATAGTGGTGCCATTTGCAGAAG gaGTAATTCCTGATGAGGCTAAAGCTTTGTCTTTGTTGGCGCCAGCAAATGCTGTTGCAGGGCTGCTTCCAGGGGGAGGACTTCTGCCTACACCAAATCCAATGGCATCG attGGAGGCGTTCCTTTGTCCGCTCTGGGGGGTCCCACACTTGACCAAGGCCTTGCTGCGTATGGGTTGCAAGGAGCAAGCTTAAATTCTCAG tcTCTGGCAGCAGATCAGCTTTTGAAGCTCATGAGCAGCGTGGACCCAAA GTTGAATCATGTGACAGCAGGATTAGTGAACCCAGCAATGAAATCTGATGCGTCAAGTAAAGAAATAGAGGAAGCTATGAAGAGAGTCAGAGAAGCGCAGTCATTGATTTCAGCTGCTATTGAGCCAGGAA ATAAGAAAGAAGACAAACGAAAACATTCAAGATCCCGATCCCGATCTAGAAGGCGAAGATCCCGTTCCCGCTCCAGACATAG ACGTTCAAAGAGCAGATCCAGGCGAAGGTCACAATCCAAATCAAGAAGCAGAAGGCGATCTAAAAGTCCTAGGCGGCGGAGATCACATTCTAGAGAGAGGAGCAGGCGTTCAAGAAGCAAATCCCG ggatagaaagaaagaagaaaaagaaaagaaacgctCTAAAACTCCACCGAAGAGCTACAGTACTACTAGAAGATCTCGAAGTCCTAGCAG GGACAGAAGACGTAGAAGAAGTCGCAGTGTAAGTCGATCTCCTAAAAAGTCACCCAAAAGAAAGATCTCCAAATCACCCTCCCCTAGAAG GcacaagaaagaaaagaagaaggataaggagagagagcgagacagaggtagagaaagagagaaagaccGAGACAGAAGCAGAGATGAAAGGGAAAGATCAACCAGCAAGAAGAAGAAAAGCAAGGACAAGGAAAAAGAGCGGGAAAGAAAATCGGATGGTGAGAAGGGAGATGTAAAG GTGACAAGAGATTATGATGAAGAGGAGCAGGGGTATGACagtgaaaaagacaaaaaagaggACAAAGGTTCAGACTCTGCTTCTCCTAAGGTGAAGGAATCTTCGGTTGATAAAGGAGTGGGAGACACAGTAAGAGAATCCAAAGTGAATGGTGATGATCATCATGAAGAAGACATGGACATGAGTGATTGA
- the LOC121330755 gene encoding serine/arginine-rich splicing factor 11-like isoform X1, producing MSSTTNVIQVTNVSPSTTSEQMITLFGFLGQIEELKLFPPDESPLPVTSRVCFVKFLESDSVGVSQHLTNTVFVDRALIVVPFAEGVIPDEAKALSLLAPANAVAGLLPGGGLLPTPNPMASIGGVPLSALGGPTLDQGLAAYGLQGASLNSQSLAADQLLKLMSSVDPKLNHVTAGLVNPAMKSDASSKEIEEAMKRVREAQSLISAAIEPGNKKEDKRKHSRSRSRSRRRRSRSRSRHRRSKSRSRRRSQSKSRSRRRSKSPRRRRSHSRERSRRSRSKSRDRKKEEKEKKRSKTPPKSYSTTRRSRSPSRDRRRRRSRSVSRSPKKSPKRKISKSPSPRRHKKEKKKDKERERDRGREREKDRDRSRDERERSTSKKKKSKDKEKERERKSDGEKGDVKRSKLGLLQAQMAKGEQNEVTRDYDEEEQGYDSEKDKKEDKGSDSASPKVKESSVDKGVGDTVRESKVNGDDHHEEDMDMSD from the exons ATGAGTTCCACCACGAACGTGATCCAAGTGACTAATGTGTCTCCCAGCACAACCTCCGAGCAGATGATAACACTGTTCGGGTTCCTGGGACAAATCGAAGAGCTCAAATTGTTTCCGCCGGA tgaGTCTCCCTTGCCAGTGACTTCACGTGTCTGTTTTGTAAAGTTCCTTGAATCTGACTCTGTGGGAGTGTCTCAACATTTGACTAACACAGTCTTCGTGGACAGAGCCTTGATAGTGGTGCCATTTGCAGAAG gaGTAATTCCTGATGAGGCTAAAGCTTTGTCTTTGTTGGCGCCAGCAAATGCTGTTGCAGGGCTGCTTCCAGGGGGAGGACTTCTGCCTACACCAAATCCAATGGCATCG attGGAGGCGTTCCTTTGTCCGCTCTGGGGGGTCCCACACTTGACCAAGGCCTTGCTGCGTATGGGTTGCAAGGAGCAAGCTTAAATTCTCAG tcTCTGGCAGCAGATCAGCTTTTGAAGCTCATGAGCAGCGTGGACCCAAA GTTGAATCATGTGACAGCAGGATTAGTGAACCCAGCAATGAAATCTGATGCGTCAAGTAAAGAAATAGAGGAAGCTATGAAGAGAGTCAGAGAAGCGCAGTCATTGATTTCAGCTGCTATTGAGCCAGGAA ATAAGAAAGAAGACAAACGAAAACATTCAAGATCCCGATCCCGATCTAGAAGGCGAAGATCCCGTTCCCGCTCCAGACATAG ACGTTCAAAGAGCAGATCCAGGCGAAGGTCACAATCCAAATCAAGAAGCAGAAGGCGATCTAAAAGTCCTAGGCGGCGGAGATCACATTCTAGAGAGAGGAGCAGGCGTTCAAGAAGCAAATCCCG ggatagaaagaaagaagaaaaagaaaagaaacgctCTAAAACTCCACCGAAGAGCTACAGTACTACTAGAAGATCTCGAAGTCCTAGCAG GGACAGAAGACGTAGAAGAAGTCGCAGTGTAAGTCGATCTCCTAAAAAGTCACCCAAAAGAAAGATCTCCAAATCACCCTCCCCTAGAAG GcacaagaaagaaaagaagaaggataaggagagagagcgagacagaggtagagaaagagagaaagaccGAGACAGAAGCAGAGATGAAAGGGAAAGATCAACCAGCAAGAAGAAGAAAAGCAAGGACAAGGAAAAAGAGCGGGAAAGAAAATCGGATGGTGAGAAGGGAGATGTAAAG CGCTCTAAACTGGGACTGTTGCAGGCACAGATGGCTAAGGGAGAACAGAATGAG GTGACAAGAGATTATGATGAAGAGGAGCAGGGGTATGACagtgaaaaagacaaaaaagaggACAAAGGTTCAGACTCTGCTTCTCCTAAGGTGAAGGAATCTTCGGTTGATAAAGGAGTGGGAGACACAGTAAGAGAATCCAAAGTGAATGGTGATGATCATCATGAAGAAGACATGGACATGAGTGATTGA
- the LOC121330755 gene encoding serine/arginine-rich splicing factor 11-like isoform X4: MTKKSSTGVIPDEAKALSLLAPANAVAGLLPGGGLLPTPNPMASIGGVPLSALGGPTLDQGLAAYGLQGASLNSQSLAADQLLKLMSSVDPKLNHVTAGLVNPAMKSDASSKEIEEAMKRVREAQSLISAAIEPGNKKEDKRKHSRSRSRSRRRRSRSRSRHRRSKSRSRRRSQSKSRSRRRSKSPRRRRSHSRERSRRSRSKSRDRKKEEKEKKRSKTPPKSYSTTRRSRSPSRDRRRRRSRSVSRSPKKSPKRKISKSPSPRRHKKEKKKDKERERDRGREREKDRDRSRDERERSTSKKKKSKDKEKERERKSDGEKGDVKRSKLGLLQAQMAKGEQNEVTRDYDEEEQGYDSEKDKKEDKGSDSASPKVKESSVDKGVGDTVRESKVNGDDHHEEDMDMSD, encoded by the exons ATGACTAAAAAATCAAGTACAG gaGTAATTCCTGATGAGGCTAAAGCTTTGTCTTTGTTGGCGCCAGCAAATGCTGTTGCAGGGCTGCTTCCAGGGGGAGGACTTCTGCCTACACCAAATCCAATGGCATCG attGGAGGCGTTCCTTTGTCCGCTCTGGGGGGTCCCACACTTGACCAAGGCCTTGCTGCGTATGGGTTGCAAGGAGCAAGCTTAAATTCTCAG tcTCTGGCAGCAGATCAGCTTTTGAAGCTCATGAGCAGCGTGGACCCAAA GTTGAATCATGTGACAGCAGGATTAGTGAACCCAGCAATGAAATCTGATGCGTCAAGTAAAGAAATAGAGGAAGCTATGAAGAGAGTCAGAGAAGCGCAGTCATTGATTTCAGCTGCTATTGAGCCAGGAA ATAAGAAAGAAGACAAACGAAAACATTCAAGATCCCGATCCCGATCTAGAAGGCGAAGATCCCGTTCCCGCTCCAGACATAG ACGTTCAAAGAGCAGATCCAGGCGAAGGTCACAATCCAAATCAAGAAGCAGAAGGCGATCTAAAAGTCCTAGGCGGCGGAGATCACATTCTAGAGAGAGGAGCAGGCGTTCAAGAAGCAAATCCCG ggatagaaagaaagaagaaaaagaaaagaaacgctCTAAAACTCCACCGAAGAGCTACAGTACTACTAGAAGATCTCGAAGTCCTAGCAG GGACAGAAGACGTAGAAGAAGTCGCAGTGTAAGTCGATCTCCTAAAAAGTCACCCAAAAGAAAGATCTCCAAATCACCCTCCCCTAGAAG GcacaagaaagaaaagaagaaggataaggagagagagcgagacagaggtagagaaagagagaaagaccGAGACAGAAGCAGAGATGAAAGGGAAAGATCAACCAGCAAGAAGAAGAAAAGCAAGGACAAGGAAAAAGAGCGGGAAAGAAAATCGGATGGTGAGAAGGGAGATGTAAAG CGCTCTAAACTGGGACTGTTGCAGGCACAGATGGCTAAGGGAGAACAGAATGAG GTGACAAGAGATTATGATGAAGAGGAGCAGGGGTATGACagtgaaaaagacaaaaaagaggACAAAGGTTCAGACTCTGCTTCTCCTAAGGTGAAGGAATCTTCGGTTGATAAAGGAGTGGGAGACACAGTAAGAGAATCCAAAGTGAATGGTGATGATCATCATGAAGAAGACATGGACATGAGTGATTGA